CCGGATTCGGGTGAGCGTTATCTGTCGAGCATGTTGTTCAGTGACCTGTTCACCGAGCAGGAGAACCAGCAGTAATCCTGTTGATTCAGGTCAGCCGAGGTTCAGGCGCTGCATGTTAATAAAGGCTTTGTTGCGCGATGCATAACACTGAATCTTGTATCAGGCGGGTTTTTCCCGGAGCCGGTAGTGTTTATCATGGCCGGCTGCCATGCCGGGAAAAGGGCATTGCGCAGCGTTGTCTTTATTCAAGGAGTCGTTGATGACCGTTTCGTTTGCCGCCAAGGCGTTTGTGCTGTTGCTGTTTCTGGGCAGCACGCTCTATGTGCATTTGCGCGGCAAGGCGCGTTTGCCGGTATTGCGCCAGTTCGTCAACCACTCGGCGCTGTTCGCCCCGTACAACGCCTTGATGTACCTTTTCTCCGCAGTGCCGTCCAGACCGTATCTGGATCGCAGCAAGTTTCCGGAACTGGATGTTCTGCGCGACAACTGGGAAACCATCCGCGACGAAGCGATGCATCTGTTTGACGAGGGCTATATTCGCGCCGCCGAAAAGAACAACGACGCCGGTTTTGGCTCGTTCTTCAAGAAGGGCTGGAAGCGCTTCTATCTGAAGTGGTACGACAAACCGCTGCCATCGGCCGAAGCCCTGTGCCCGAAAACCGTGGCGCTGGTCAGTGCCATTCCCAACGTCAAGGGCGCGATGTTCGCGCTGCTGCCGGGCGGCAGTCACCTCAATCCGCATCGTGACCCGTTTGCCGGCTCCCTGCGTTATCACCTCGGCCTGTCGACACCCAATTCCGACGACTGCCGGATCTTCGTCGATGGGCAGGTGTATGCCTGGCGCGATGGCGATGACGTGATGTTCGACGAGACCTACGTGCACTGGGTCAAGAATGAAACCGATCAGACTCGCGTCATTCTGTTCTGTGACATTGAACGCCCGCTGAGCAACCGCCTGATGACCCGCCTCAACCGCTTCATCAGCGGCTGGCTCGGGCGCGCCACTGCGCCGCAGAACCTTGATGATGAACGCGTCGGCGGCATCAACCAGGCTTATGCCTGGAGCAAGAACTTCAGCGACCGTTTCAGCGGCGTGGTCAAACAGTGGAAGCGCCGGCATCCCAAGGCCTACCGCGTCATGCGCCCGGTGCTGGCGGTGCTGGTGCTGACGTTGCTGGGGTATTGGTTGTTTGGTTGAGGCTGGCTCAGAAATAAAAAACCGCTCCTCAGGAGCGGTTTTTTCACAATCGGCCAGCGGCCAGCACCGAGGGCTCATCTTCGATACCGGTGATCAGCAGTTGCAACAGACGCCGTTGATTAGCGGTCAATTCTTGATCAGCCAGTCTTTTGGTTTTCAGCGATCTGACCAGTGCTTCGGGAGGTCTCTGTTTCGCTTTTTTCATGTCGCCTCCCGGTTTGATCAGTAATTGATTGGCTTTCACAGTACTGGATTCTCCAAGGTTTTGACAAGGCGGCCTTCGATGTCGTAGCTGAAACCCAGCTTCTGATAAACGGGTATCGCACCGTCCAGCGGCTCTTGTATTTCGATAACTTCGCAGCCAACGAAATGCGCGTATTGCTCAATTACCATCATCGCTAGTAGTCCTATCCGATTTTTCAAAGGATGTGTTCCGCCAGGGCGCCCTTCCAATCTCACAACTCGTAATCTTCGTCGACTATTGTTCGGGTTCGCAAAACACAGGCCGCAGAGCTGCCCGTCGAACCAGATAGAGATGTCCAATGCGCGTGGTTCACGTGATTTCCACGCGATGACTTCATGCCAGAAAAAGCAGGGTTCTTCCCATGTTTCAAAAGCATTCAGCGCATGCCTGTTTATCGGTTCGAACCGAATCAGAGATAAATCCATAATCGAAGCGTCGGCCGCCTTGAGTTGGCCTTGTAAGCCGGCAATCTGCGAAGCGGCCCGCTTCCTCGCCTCTGACCGATAAACCTGATACCGCAAATACGTCCGTTCCCTTGGCATATGATCTCTTGCATTCCATGTCTCCTGACAATCCGTTGCCACCTCCATTTACCCTAATCAGCCGGCGCCAGACTGTCGCTAGCGGCCCTTTGCCCAAGTCATTGCAATCTGTGTCCCGGGCTGGTTATAGTCAGCCCGCTTGAGCGCCATGCTCATGCCTTCATTTCCTCAACAAAGATCTGCCTTCATGCCTGCATCCCTTATCAACGCGGTAGTCGATTCAGCGGTCAACGCTGGCGTCGTGCCGTGCGGGAATCAGCAGCCTGTGCAGATCAGTCATTACCCTCCACCTGTCAGTAGTACGCCGGTGTGCGCAGTCGTAGCGCCGCCGGGCGTTGGCGTCCGGGGCTGATCGGCAGTTTCTGCTGACCCCTGCACCCGCCAGAAAAACCTACTGGATTTCAGCTTCGGCTGAGTTGGCTTTTTGCCTGACTACAGGTGGTATTCATGTTTGTCCTTTCGAAACAATCCGCGCTCGCGGCGGCGTCCACGAGCCTGTTCGTTCTGCTGTGGAGCAGCGGGGCGATTTTCTCCAAATGGGGCCTGGCCCACGCTTCGCCCTTTGCCTTTCTGCTGATTCGCTTCGCGATCGCCCTGTGCGGGCTGGTGCTGCTGGCGCCGCTGCTCAAGTTGAAGTTGCCCGAGGGTGGCAAGCCGATGCTGTTTGCGATCGCCACGGGACTGGTGTTACTCGGGGCTTATCAGATCTTTTATCTGTTGGCGCTCGACTGCAAAGTCACGCCGGGGGTGATGGCGACTCTGATGGGCGTTCAGCCGATTCTCACGGTGGTGCTGATGGAGCGCCAGCGCTCGGCGAGCCGCCTGTTCGGCCTGGCGCTGGGGCTTGCCGGGCTGATCATGGTGGTTTATCAGGGCATCGGGCTGGCCGGGATGTCCTGGGCTGGCATGTTGTTCGGCTTGCTGGCGCTGGCGAGCATGACGCTGGGCTCGATCATGCAGAAGCGCATCACTGACAATCCACTCGGCACACTGCCGGTGCAATATCTGGCCGGGCTGTTGCTGTGCGCGGTGTTCGTGCCGTTCCAGCCGTTTCACTTCGAGCACAGCGCAGGCTTCGTTGTCCCGGTGTTATGGATGGGCCTGGTGGTCTCGGTGCTGGCGACGCTGTTGCTGTATCGGCTGATCGCGCAGGGCAATCTGGTGAACGTCACCAGCCTGTTCTATCTGGTGCCGGCGGTGACGGCGGTGATGGATTACCTGATTTTCGGTAATCGGCTGGCGGCGTTGAGTGTGCTGGGGATGCTGCTGATCATTGTTGGATTGGCTTTTGTGTTCCGTAAAACCGGATAAAAGAAAGATAAGCGGTGGCTATTCGGGCGCCATCGCGAGCAGGCTCACTCCTACAGGGGAACGTATTCCAACTGTAGGAGTGAGCCTGCTCGCGATAGCGATTTTGCCAACAAAGCGGATTACCGATTGACCATCTCAGCAGGCTTCACCACCGCCGGCTTCAACACCAGCCACAACGCCGCCGCAATCAGCAACCCGCCATAAACGTGCGCCATCGACAACGGCTCATCCAGCAACAACGCCCCCCACAATACGCCGAACGGCGGGATCATGAAGGTCACGGTCATCGATTTCACCGGGCCGATCGAGCTGAGCAGGCGGAAATAGATGATGTAGGCGAACGCCGTGCAACCCAGGCCCAGACCGAGCAGCGACAGCCAGACCTGCCAACCGCCCCAACTGACCGGCGGCGCAGTGATCGTGCTGTAGGCGAACAACGGCAGCAAAAACAACGTCGCCCCGAGCATGCTGCCCAGTGCCGACAGACGGCTGTCCAGCCCACCGGCCTGATCCAGCCAGCGTCGCGCAAGAAATCCGGCAAAACCGTAGCAAGTGGTCGCCAGCAGGCAAGCGACCGCACCCATCAGCAATTGCAGATCGAAGGCCACGGGACCGGCGCGCGTCAGCACGCCGACGCCGAACAGGCCGAGGAACACGCCGCCCAGCTTGGCCGCCGTGAGTTTTTCGCTGAAGAACAGGCCGCCAATCAACACGCCCATCAGCGGCGTGGTGGCATTGAAAATCGCCGAGTAGCCGGCCGGCAGTACTTGGGCGGCAACCGAATACAGCGTCGCCGGAATTCCCGAATTGATCACGCCCAGCAGCATCACGGTTTTCAGCTTGCCCTTGAAATCCCAGCTGATGCGCATCAGCCCAAGGATCACCAACAGCCCGGCGGCCGCGATCGACACGCGAAAGAATCCGGTCGGGATCGTGCCGATCACCGGGGCAATGATGCGCATGAACAGAAAACTCGCGCCCCAGATAGCGGCCAGCGACAACATACGGAAAATATCGACAGGGCTCACGGCGGGCTCCTTCCTTGATCGGGACGAGAGTGTTGCCGAGCGTCCGGATCATGGCAACCGCTATTCGGGCTTTTAATTTTGCCTGCCGTTGCATCGGCCCGAGAAAGCGCATCAACGGTCAGCCCCGTATCGGTTTTGGCAGAAATTGCGCTTTTCCTGCGAGCGTTTCCGTGACTAAGCTCAGACGAATCGAATTCCCGCCGAGGTTTAATCTATGTCGCAGCAATGGCCAGCCACCGAGATCGCCCGGATGATCCTCGCCGGCTTCGACGATTACCGCGAGCATTTCCGCCGCATTACCGATGGCGCGCGGGAACGCTTCGAGCAGGCGCGCTGGCAGGAGGCGCAGGCCGCGTCGGCGGCGCGGATCAGCCTGTATGAGGAAAAGGTTGGCGAAACCGTTGCCCGCCTTCGCGAGTATTTCGACGAAGAAGCCCTGATGAACGTCAGCTGCTGGCCGCTGGTGAAAAGCGCCTATATCAGTGTTATCGATCTGCGCTTCGACGATGAGCTTTCCGAGACCTGGTACAACTCGATTTTCTGCGGGTTGTTCAGCCACGATCTGATCAGCGACGGCTGCATGTTCATCCACACCACGCGCCCGAGCCTGCGCCGAGCCCGCGCTGCGCAAACCCGCACGTATAAGCCGCAGGGCCAGTTGTCCGCCATGCTCGCGAGCATTTTTGCCGATTACCGCTTCAGCGAGGCTTACGCCGATCTGCCCGGCGACTTGCTGCGGCTCGAAGGGCAGTTGCGCGAAAACCTGCCGGACTGGGTGTGCAAGGACCCGGAGCTGAGCGTCGAGCTGTTTTCCTCGGTGCTCTACCGCAATAAAGGCGCCTACCTGGTCGGGCGCATCTACACCCGCGATGAGCAATGGCCGCTGGTGATTCCCTTGTTGCACCGCGAAGGTCGCGGCATTCAGATCGACGCGTTGATCACCGACGAAGCCGATGTGTCGATCATCTTCTCGTTCACCCGTTCGTACTTCATGGTCGATGTGCCGGTGCCGGCGGAGTTCATCGGCTTTCTGCGGCGCATTTTGCCGGGCAAGCACATCGCCGAGCTGTACACCTCGATCGGCTTCTACAAGCACGGCAAATCCGAGTTCTACCGCGCGCTGATCAATCACCTGGCCAACACTGACGACCAGTTCATCATGGCCCCGGGCGTGCGCGGCATGGTGATGAGTGTGTTCACCCTGCCGGGTTTCAACACCGTGTTCAAAATCATCAAGGACCGCTTTTCGCCGTCGAAAAACGTCGACCGCGCCACGGTGATCGAAAAGTATCGACTGGTGAAAAGCGTTGATCGGGTCGGGCGCATGGCCGATACCCAGGAGTTTGCTGACTTTCGCTTTCCGCTGAGCAAGTTCGATCCGGCATGTCTGGAGGAATTGCTTGAGGTCGCGCCGTCCACGGTCTCGGTCGAAGGCGAAACCGTGCTGATCCGCCACTGCTGGACCGAGCGGCGGATGACCCCGCTCAATCTTTATCTGGAAAATGCCAACGATGCGCAGGTGCGCGAGGCGCTGGAGGATTACGGCCTGGCGATCAAGCAACTGGCGGCGGCAAATATCTTTCCCGGCGACATGCTGCTGAAAAACTTCGGCGTCACCCGGCACGGGCGGGTGGTGTTTTACGACTACGACGAAATCTGCTTTCTGACCGAAGCCAACTTCCGCCACATTCCGGCACCGCGCACGCCGGAGGACGAAATGGCCTCAGAGCCGTGGTACTCGATCGGCCCGCTGGATGTGTTTCCCGAGGAGTTTCCGCCGTTTCTGTTTGCCGATTCGGGCCAGCGGAAATTGTTCGATCAATTGCATGGCGAGTTGTATGACGCCGATTACTGGAAGAGCTTGCAGGAGGCGATTCGGGCGGGGAAGGTGATAGACGTCTTCCCTTATCGGCGCAAGGGCCTTGATAACGAATAACAAGACGCAGCTACAAGCGATCTTTCCCCGATCGTTCCCATGCTCCGCGTGGGAATGCCTCACCGGACGCTCCGCGTCCGCTTCTGGGACGCAGAGCGTCCCCGGCTGCATTCCCACGCGGAGCGTGGGAACGATCAACAATCAAAAGATCGCAGCCTTCGGCAGCTCCTACAGGGGAAGCAGGTCAACTGCAGGCAAATCTGCGACAATCCGCCCCCTGCATAAATAGACGACCGAATTGCCTACCCGATGACCGACGAATCGCCCTCCATCGACAAACTGCTGAAAAACCTCGATCACGCCATGCTCGCCGACCGTCACCGGCTGCGGCGGCAGTTGCTTGAGCTGCGCAAGAAACCCGACGAGGCCAAACTGGCCCAATGGATAGCGCGCATGCAGGCGTCCTGTGATCAGGTGCTGGCGCGAAAGGCCAGCCTGCCGGTGATTCGTTACGACGACAGTTTGCCGATCGCGGCCAAACGCGACGAGATCAAAAAGGCCCTCGAGCAACATCAGGTGCTGATCATCGCCGGCGAAACCGGCTCGGGCAAAACCACCCAGTTGCCGAAAATCTGTCTGGAAATCGGTCGCGGCCAGCACGGTCTGATCGGCCATACCCAGCCGCGTCGGATCGCCGCGCGCAGCGTCGCCAGCCGCGTCGCCGAAGAACTCGGCACGCCCCTCGGTGCGCTGGTCGGCTATCAGGTGCGCTTCGAAGATCAGAGCGATGCCAACACCCTGATCAAGCTGATGACCGACGGCATTCTGCTGGCAGAAACCCAGAACGACCGTTACCTCGAACGCTACGACACGATCATCGTCGACGAAGCCCACGAACGCAGCCTCAACATCGACTTCCTCCTCGGTTACCTGAAAACCCTGCTGCCACGCCGCCCGGATCTGAAAGTCATCATCACCTCGGCGACCATCGATCTGGAGCGTTTCTCCAAGCATTTCGATGATGCGCCGATTGTTGAAGTGTCCGGTCGCACGTTCCCGGTGGACACCTGGTACCGGCCGCTGACCCTGGAGCAGGACGAAGAGGGCAACCGGGTCGAGGACGACCTCACCGTCGATCAGGCGATTCTCGCCACCCTCGACGAAATCGCCGCCTACGAGCGTAGCGAACGGCGCAGTCCGGGTGATGTGCTGGTGTTCCTGCCCGGTGAGCGCGAGATTCGCGACGCCGCCGACATGCTGCGCAAGGCCCAGCTCAAGCACACCGAAATCCTCCCGCTCTACGCGCGTCTGTCGCCGGCCGAACAGCAGCGGATTTTCCAGTCGCACCCGGGCCGCCGCGTAGTACTGGCGACCAACGTCGCCGAGACTTCACTGACCGTTCCGGGTATTCGCTATGTGATCGACAGCGGTACCGCTCGCATCAGTCGCTACAGCTATCGGGCCAAGGTGCAGCGCTTGCCGATCGAAGCGATTTCCCAGGCCAGCGCCAATCAGCGTAAAGGTCGTTGCGGGCGGGTCGAGCCGGGCATCTGCGTGCGTTTGTACAGCGAAGAGGATTTCCTTGGACGCCCGGAATTTACCGATCCGGAGATTCTGCGCACCAACCTCGCCGCCGTTATCTTGCAGATGCTCCATCTGCGCCTCGGCGAAATCACCGCGTTCCCGTTTATCGAACCGCCGGACGGCAAAGCGATCAGCGACGGGTTCAACCTGCTGCAAGAGCTTTCGGCGGTGGATCGCAACAGCCAGCTGACGCCGCTTGGTCGACAGTTGGCGCGCTTGCCGGTCGACCCGCGCATGGGCCGCATGCTGCTCGAAGCGGCCAAGCTCGGCAGCCTGCAGGAAGTGCTGATTGTCGCCAGTGCGATGTCGATTCAGGACCCGCGCGAGCGTCCGCCGGAGCGTCAGCAAGCGGCGGATCAGGCCCATGCGCAATGGAAGGATCCGGATTCGGATTTCGCCGGACTGGTCAATCTGTGGCGTGGTTTTGAAGAGCAGCGCCAGGCGCTGACCGCCAACCCGCTGCGTAACTGGTGCCGAAAGAACTTCCTCAACTACCTGCGTTTGCGTGAGTGGCGTGATTCCCATCGTCAGTTGAGCCTGATCTGCCGCGACATGCAGCTGAGCCTGAACAAAGAACCGGCGGATTATCCGAAGCTGCACAAAGCGGTGCTGGTCGGCTTGCTCAGCCAGATCGGCCAGAAAACCGAAGACGGCGATTACCTCGGCGCGCGGCAACGGCGCTTCTGGATTCATCCGTCGTCGGGCATCGGCAAGAAGCGTCCGCAATGGCTGATGACCGCCGAACTGGTGGAAACCACCAAGCTTTACGCGCGCATGGTCGCCAAGATTGACGCCGACTGGATCGAACCGCTGGCCGGGCACCTGATCAAGAAGAACCACTTTGAACCGCACTGGGAAAAGAAGCGCGGCCAGGTCGTCGCTTACGAGCAGATCACTCTGTTTGGTCTGATCGTGGTCGGTCGCCGCCCGGTGCATTACGGCCCGGTCGATCCGGTGGTCTCCCGTGAGCTGTTTATCCGCGAAGGGCTGGTGCGCGGCGAGATTCAGTCGCGGGCCAAATGCCTGAGCGCCAATCAGAAACTGCTCGAGCAGCTCGACGAGCTTGAGGCGAAGGCTCGGCGTCGCGATATTCTCGCCGACGAAGAAACCCTTTACGCCTTCTACGATGCGCGCCTGCCGGCGGAGATCCACCAGACCGCGACGTTCGACAGTTGGTACAAGGTCAACAGCCAGAAAGACCCGCAGCTGTTGATCATGCGCGAAGAAGACGTGCTGGCCCGCGAGGCCAGTGAAGTCACCGCCCGTGATTACCCGGACACGCTGCACATCGGCGATCTGGAGCTGGCGCTCACTTACCATTTCGAGCCCAATCACCCGCGCGACGGCGTGACCTTGCGCGTGCCGGCGCCGCTGCTGCCGATGTTGCCGCCGGAGCGTCTGGAATGGCTGGTGCCGGGTCTGATCGAGGCCAAGTGCATTGCCTTGGTGCGTAACCTGCCGAAAGCCCTGCGCAAGAACTTCGTGCCGGTGCCGGACTTCATCAAAGCCGCGTTGCAGCGCATGACCTTCGCCGAAGGTTCGCTGCCGCAGGCGCTCGGTCGCGAGCTGCTGCGCATGACCGGCGCGCGGGTCAGTGATGAGGCGTGGGCGGAAGCCGCGCAACAGGTCGAAAGCCATTTGCGCATGAACCTGGAAATCGTCGACGGCGAGGGCAAGTTCCTCGGTGAAGGTCGCGATCTGGCCGAGCTGACCGCCCGCTTTGCCGAAGCCAGTCAGGCCGCACTGGCGGTGCCGCAGAGTGCGAAAAGCCAGCAACCGGTCGAGGCGAAAGTCTTCGCTCCGGTGGCGGAAAAGACCCAGCAGAAGATCGCCGGGCTGTCGATGACGGTCTACCCAGCGTTGGTTGAAGAGGGTGGCACGGTCAAGGAAGGGCGCTTCTCTACGCCGGCCGAGGCGGAGTTCCAGCATCGTCGCGCCTTGCAGCGCTTGTTGATGCAGCAACTGGCCGAGCCGGCTAAATTTCTGCGTGGCAAATTGCCGGGGCAGACTGAACTGGGTCTGCTTTATCGTGAGCTGGGCCGGGTTGATGCGCTGGTCGAAGACATTCTGCTGGCCAGCCTTGACAGCTGCATTCTCGAAGGCGAAGACCCGTTGCCTCGTGATGGCGCCGGGTTGGCGGCATTGGCCGAGCGCAAGCGCGGCAGCTGGACCGAGCACGCCGAGCGGGTTGCGCGGCTGACGTTGGAGATTCTCAAAATCTGGCACGGTCTGCAAAAACGCTTCAAGGGCAAGATCGATCTGGCGCAAGCGGTGGCGTTGAATGACATCAAGCAGCAGATCGGCAATCTGGTCTATCCGGGGTTTGTCCGCGAGACGCCGATGCAGTGGCTTAAAGAGTTGCCGCGTTACCTGAAAGCGATCGAGCAGCGTTTCGAGAAGCTCGGCGCGCAGGTACAGAAAGATCGGGTCTGGAGCGGCGAACTCGCGGGTCTGTGGGCGCAATATCAGGCCCGCGCGGCCAAGCACGCGCAGGAAGGCAAGCGCGATCCGCAGCTGGAGTTGTACCGCTGGTGGCTGGAGGAATACCGCGTTTCGCTGTTTGCCCAGCAGTTGGGGACGAAAGTGCCGATTTCCGACAAACGCCTGAGCAAACAGTGGAGCCAGGTCGAGCCCTGACCTCACGCCTCGCAACGATCTTGTAGGAGCTGCCGAAGGCTGCGATCTTTTGATTTTGCTTTTTAAAAGGTCAAGATCAAAAGATCGCAGCCTTCGGCAGCTCCTACAGGGATCGCGTTGAGCAGGAGAAGGCGCCAAAAGTCCGTGTTTATGGCAAACTTCGCCCCCATAAACACCGGTTTCGCGACCCAGAGCCTTCGGCCGTGTCGCGCTGCGGAATAAAACGATGCCAGGTTTGCGTCCCCCGGATGGGAATAGACCCTTTGCGTGTTGGTACGACGGTTCCAGCACTTTCTGCCTGAACAGATTAGAGAAACGACCATGCATAATGTCGTCATCAGCGGCACCGGCCTGTACACACCGGCCAACAGCATCTCCAACGAAGAGCTGGTGCAGTCTTTCAATACCTACGTCGCCCAGTTCAACGCCGATAACGCCGAGGCCATTGCCAGCGGTGAAGTCCAGGCCCTGACCGAATCCAGCGCCGCGTTCATCGAAAAAGCCTCGGGCATCAAGAGCCGTTTTGTCATGGACAAGGACGGCATCCTCGATCCGCAACGCATGGCTCCACGCCTGCCGGAGCGCTCCAACGACGAATGGTCGGTGCTGTGCCAGATGGCCGTCGGCGCCGCTGAGCAAGCCCTGCAACGTGCTGGCAAGACTGCCGCTGACATCGACGGCGTTATCGTTGCTTGTTCGAACCTGCAACGCGCTTATCCGGCCATCGCTATCGAAGTCCAGGAAGCGCTGGGCATTCAGGGTTTCGGTTTCGATATGAACGTGGCGTGTTCTTCGGCCACCTTCGGCATCCAGGCCGCCGCCAACAGCGTGCAACTGGGCCAGGCGCGGGCGATCCTGATGGTCAACCCGGAGGTCTGCACCGGGCACCTGAACTTCCGTGATCGCGACAGCCACTTCATCTTCGGCGATGCCGCGACTGCGGTGATCATCGAACGCGCGGATCTGGCGACCTCGCCGTACCAGTTCGACGTGGTCAGCACCAAATTGCTGACCAAGTTCTCCAACAATATCCGCAACAATTTCGGCTTCCTCAACCGTGCGGCGGAAGAGGGCATCGGCGCGCGCGACAAGCTGTTCGTGCAGGAAGGCCGCAAGGTGTTCAAGGATGTCTGCCCGATGGTTGCCGAGCTGATCGGCGAGCACCTGGAAGAAAACCAGCTCAATGTCGGCGACGTGAAACGTTTCTGGCTGCACCAGGCCAACTTGAGCATGAACCACCTGATCGTGCGCAAGCTGCTCGGCCGCGAAGCTACCGAAGAAGAAGCGCCGGTGATTCTCGACAGCTATGCCAACACCAGCTCGGCCGGTTCGGTCATTGCCTTCCATAAATATCAGGATGATCTGGCTTCGGGTTCGCTTGCGGTGCTCAGCTCGTTCGGGGCCGGTTACTCGATTGGTAGCGTGTTGCTGCGTAAACGCTGAAACAGGTTAATTTCCCCTTAATCGCGTCGATCTTTCCTACATTCGAAGCGGCTGAAACGCTGTAATTTTTCGGACATCGCGGCAGGTGCACACCTGCCGCGTTCATTTTCGAAGTCCGGACAAGGGGATTGATGGATAGCGGCTGACGACACCCAACTGCTCACGCGCTTGCTGGCGGGAGAGCAACAGGCTTTCAAGGAACTGGTCACGACATATCAGAGCGCCATGCGCGCGGTGGCTTACGCGATTGTCGGCCAGCGCCATGTCGAGGAAGTGGTGCAGGATGCCTGGCTGTCGGTGGTGCGCCATCTGGCCAGCTTCGAAGGCCGTTCCAGCCTCAAGACCTGGCTGCTGACCATCACCGCCAATTCGGCCAAGAGTCGCTACAAGCTCAATCGTCGGGAGGTCCTGCTCGACGACCTGCCATCGCCTCACGGCACCATCGACGACGATCGGTTTTCTTCGAGCGACGGTCACTGGCTGGTCGCGCCTTTTGCCTGGCATCAGGACACCCCCGAAGCGCTGCTCACTGAAAACGAACTGCGCGAATGCCTCGAACATACGTTGCTGAGCCTTTCAGAATTGCAGAGCAGTGTCTTGCTGTTGCGCGAACGCCAGGGCCTGGAGCTGGAAGAAATCTGTAATCTTCTGGAGATCTCGCTCTCCAATGTCCGCGTGCTGCTGCACCGGGCACGTTTGAAGGTCTTTGCGACCGTGGAACATTTTGAGGAGACAGGAGAATGTTGACCTGCAAGGAGCAAGTGGCACGATCCAGCGATTATCTCGACGGCCAACTGAGCTTTCGCGAGACGCTGATGGTGCGTCATCACCTGTTGTTCTGCCCCAACTGCCGGCGTTTCATGCGGCAGATGCGCGTGATGCAGGCAACCCTGAAGGCGATGCCGGAACAAGCGGACGAGAACGTCGATGCCTTGGCTGAACGCCTGGCCGAGCAACGACGAAAAGACAACCCCCTGTAGGAGCTGTCGAGTGCAACGAGGCTGCGATCTTTTGATCTTGTTTTCAGGATCAAGATCAAAAGATCGCAGCCTTCGGCAGCTCCTACAGGGGGTTTTGCATCCTGCAGACGTAACCCGGTGCGGTTGAACGAACGGAGGATGGGGATCGTCCCGCCCGCACCGGGCTATCGCTTTTTTAGAACTTCGCTTCAGCATCCAACTGCAGGGTGTTGGCGTCTGCATCGCGCTGGCCACGGCTGGCGAAGTCGGCCTTGGTCAGGAAGTACGTGGCGCCGACGGCGAAGTTCTTGTCGATGTCGTAACCGACCTTGAACTTGTGCCCGCGCGAACCGGTGGTGCCGTTGGCAAAGTCGGAGTCGGTGAAGGCGCCGACCACGGCGTTGCGCTGCACGTCGCGATAGTTGTAGTCGAGGTTGAAGCCGAAGACTTTCGACTTGGCACCGAGCAGCCACGCGGTGTCCTGATCGGTCACGGCGTCGTTGTTCTTCACGTACTGGCCGTAGAACGACAGCGGCATTGGCAGGCCGCCGATGTCGATCTGGCTGAACCCTTCATACAGACGGAA
This genomic interval from Pseudomonas koreensis contains the following:
- the hrpA gene encoding ATP-dependent RNA helicase HrpA, whose product is MTDESPSIDKLLKNLDHAMLADRHRLRRQLLELRKKPDEAKLAQWIARMQASCDQVLARKASLPVIRYDDSLPIAAKRDEIKKALEQHQVLIIAGETGSGKTTQLPKICLEIGRGQHGLIGHTQPRRIAARSVASRVAEELGTPLGALVGYQVRFEDQSDANTLIKLMTDGILLAETQNDRYLERYDTIIVDEAHERSLNIDFLLGYLKTLLPRRPDLKVIITSATIDLERFSKHFDDAPIVEVSGRTFPVDTWYRPLTLEQDEEGNRVEDDLTVDQAILATLDEIAAYERSERRSPGDVLVFLPGEREIRDAADMLRKAQLKHTEILPLYARLSPAEQQRIFQSHPGRRVVLATNVAETSLTVPGIRYVIDSGTARISRYSYRAKVQRLPIEAISQASANQRKGRCGRVEPGICVRLYSEEDFLGRPEFTDPEILRTNLAAVILQMLHLRLGEITAFPFIEPPDGKAISDGFNLLQELSAVDRNSQLTPLGRQLARLPVDPRMGRMLLEAAKLGSLQEVLIVASAMSIQDPRERPPERQQAADQAHAQWKDPDSDFAGLVNLWRGFEEQRQALTANPLRNWCRKNFLNYLRLREWRDSHRQLSLICRDMQLSLNKEPADYPKLHKAVLVGLLSQIGQKTEDGDYLGARQRRFWIHPSSGIGKKRPQWLMTAELVETTKLYARMVAKIDADWIEPLAGHLIKKNHFEPHWEKKRGQVVAYEQITLFGLIVVGRRPVHYGPVDPVVSRELFIREGLVRGEIQSRAKCLSANQKLLEQLDELEAKARRRDILADEETLYAFYDARLPAEIHQTATFDSWYKVNSQKDPQLLIMREEDVLAREASEVTARDYPDTLHIGDLELALTYHFEPNHPRDGVTLRVPAPLLPMLPPERLEWLVPGLIEAKCIALVRNLPKALRKNFVPVPDFIKAALQRMTFAEGSLPQALGRELLRMTGARVSDEAWAEAAQQVESHLRMNLEIVDGEGKFLGEGRDLAELTARFAEASQAALAVPQSAKSQQPVEAKVFAPVAEKTQQKIAGLSMTVYPALVEEGGTVKEGRFSTPAEAEFQHRRALQRLLMQQLAEPAKFLRGKLPGQTELGLLYRELGRVDALVEDILLASLDSCILEGEDPLPRDGAGLAALAERKRGSWTEHAERVARLTLEILKIWHGLQKRFKGKIDLAQAVALNDIKQQIGNLVYPGFVRETPMQWLKELPRYLKAIEQRFEKLGAQVQKDRVWSGELAGLWAQYQARAAKHAQEGKRDPQLELYRWWLEEYRVSLFAQQLGTKVPISDKRLSKQWSQVEP
- a CDS encoding beta-ketoacyl-ACP synthase III, which gives rise to MHNVVISGTGLYTPANSISNEELVQSFNTYVAQFNADNAEAIASGEVQALTESSAAFIEKASGIKSRFVMDKDGILDPQRMAPRLPERSNDEWSVLCQMAVGAAEQALQRAGKTAADIDGVIVACSNLQRAYPAIAIEVQEALGIQGFGFDMNVACSSATFGIQAAANSVQLGQARAILMVNPEVCTGHLNFRDRDSHFIFGDAATAVIIERADLATSPYQFDVVSTKLLTKFSNNIRNNFGFLNRAAEEGIGARDKLFVQEGRKVFKDVCPMVAELIGEHLEENQLNVGDVKRFWLHQANLSMNHLIVRKLLGREATEEEAPVILDSYANTSSAGSVIAFHKYQDDLASGSLAVLSSFGAGYSIGSVLLRKR
- a CDS encoding RNA polymerase sigma factor; the protein is MAADDTQLLTRLLAGEQQAFKELVTTYQSAMRAVAYAIVGQRHVEEVVQDAWLSVVRHLASFEGRSSLKTWLLTITANSAKSRYKLNRREVLLDDLPSPHGTIDDDRFSSSDGHWLVAPFAWHQDTPEALLTENELRECLEHTLLSLSELQSSVLLLRERQGLELEEICNLLEISLSNVRVLLHRARLKVFATVEHFEETGEC
- a CDS encoding anti-sigma factor family protein produces the protein MLTCKEQVARSSDYLDGQLSFRETLMVRHHLLFCPNCRRFMRQMRVMQATLKAMPEQADENVDALAERLAEQRRKDNPL